The sequence TTGTGTGGTAGTAAATACTATGAACGCAGGTGGTAAAGTACCCTTAAATTATATCTGTGAGGGTCAAAAGCAATGAACAAAGATCATCACATGTATATGGCCATTGCTCTTGAAGAGGCAAAATTAGCAGAAGCTGAAGATGAGATCCCTGTTGGTGCAGTGATAGTTATGGGTGATCAAATCATAGCTCGCGCTCATAACAAAACGCGGCAATGCTCTGACCCCACGGCACATGCAGAAATGTTGGCTATCAAAGATGCAGCAAGCTATTTGCACAATGAGCGGCTTGTCGGCTGTAGTATGTATGTCACAAAAGAGCCGTGTGCAATGTGCGCGGGTGCTATCGTACATGCGCGCATTGAAACGCTTATTATTGGCACAAAAGATTACCGTTTTGGTGCATGCGGCACGGTGCTAGCT is a genomic window of Spirochaetota bacterium containing:
- the tadA gene encoding tRNA adenosine(34) deaminase TadA, translating into MNKDHHMYMAIALEEAKLAEAEDEIPVGAVIVMGDQIIARAHNKTRQCSDPTAHAEMLAIKDAASYLHNERLVGCSMYVTKEPCAMCAGAIVHARIETLIIGTKDYRFGACGTVLAVCGNTALNHTPEMVFGICQEECKTILQNFFKKLRPDKS